Sequence from the Segatella copri genome:
TGGTTTGGGAATACTACCAGTCATTGAAGCATTATACCGAGGTACCATCGGTGCGCCATTTTGTAAACCGGTTGAGTCTTTTTGTGCTCTTCCGTACCTTACAGGTTTTGGGCGCCTACGGATTCCGCGGCTATTTCGAACGCAAGAAGCATTTCATCGACAGTATTCCGCCAGCTATCCAGAATCTGCGAGATCTTCTGAAGATGGGTGACAAGGTATTCCCTTATCCTTATATGATGGATATGTTGAGAAGACTGACCGAATTGCCACAGTTCAAGGTGATAGAGAGTGTGGCGCTGAGTCGTGCAGACGGCTATAAGACTACCGACAACAATATCTATCGTGCGCATCCGCAGGACGGACCTGCCACCTATTCTAAATATGATGGTAAGGGACCGCTGGTGGTAAGAGTGTATAGTTTTTCTTTCCGTAAGGGCATTCCAGAGGATCCGTCGGGCAATGGTGGAGGTTATGTCTTCGACTGCAGAAGTACCCATAACCCTGGCAGATACGAGCCTTATAAAAAACTGACGGGTCTGGATGAGCCTGTTATCCGATTCCTGGAGGATGATGGTGAGATATTGAAGTTCCTGGATCATGTCTATGCACTTGCCGACCATCATGTAAACCGCTACATGCAGCGTGGTTTCACCTCTCTGATGTTCTGTTTCGGATGTACAGGCGGTCAGCATCGCAGTGTATATTCTGCGCAGCATCTTGCCGAACATATTCACCGGAAGTTTGGTGTAGAAGTGCATATTTGTCATCGTGAACAGCATATTGAACAGGTTTTACCTGCAAAACAATAGAAAATAGCGTGCAAATTTGGCTATCTCGCAAAAAGTTAGTAAATTTGCACGCACATTTAAAAATAGCTATTTAGCAATGATGCAAGCAATGATATTCGCAGCAGGTTTGGGCACTCGCCTTAAGCCACTTACCGACCGCATTCCGAAGGCTCTGGTAAGTGTCGGGGGAGAACCTTTGCTCAAACGTGTCATCTTTCAGTTGAAGGATGCCGGTTTCACTCGCATTGTAGTGAACGTGCATCATTTCTCCCAACAAATTATCGATTATCTCAGAGCACATGACAACTTCGGTATGGACATCCGTATCAGTGATGAGAGTGAAAAGCTGCTCGAAACGGGTGGAGGTATCCGGAAGGCATGGCCGCTCTTCAACCAGTCAGAGCCTATTCTTATCCACAACGTGGATATTCTGAGTAATGTAGATCTGAAGAAATTCTACCAGATGGAGAGCAGGGATATGATTGCTGCCCGCCTGATGGTGAGCGAACGCAAGACCAAGCGCTATCTGCTCTTTGATGACAGCATGCGACTGGTGGGATGGACGAATATAGAAACGGGCGAGGTGAAGAGCCCTTATCCTAACCTCAATCCCAAAGATTATAAGATGTATGCCTTCTCTGGCATCCACATGGTTGCCCCATCGCTCTTTCCATTGATGGAGGAGGAACCGGACAAGTTCCCTATCATGGACTTCTATCTGAAGCATTGCGACAAGGTGCGCATAGAGGGATATGTAAAGAACGACCTCAAGCTGATGGATGTGGGAAAGCAGGAGACGCTGAAAGAGGCGGAAGCATTCCTGAAATCGTTAGTTAATTAGTTTATAGTTAATAGCGGCTATGCCGTATAGCAAGATTACTATAAACTATAAATTGTAAACTGTAAATTAAAATTAGATATTATGCAACAGAAGATTATTATTTTGGATTTCGGTTCACAGACCACACAGCTCATCGGCCGTCGTGTACGTGAACTCGATACCTTCTGCGAGATCATGCCTTACAACAAGTTTCCAAAGGATGACCCATCGGTCATTGGTGTCATCTTGAGCGGTAGCCCTTATTCCGTTCATGATCCGGAAGCTTTCAAGGTAGATCTGAGCCAGTTTATCGGCCGCATTCCTGTACTCGGCATCTGCTACGGTGCTCAGTTCCTCTCTTACGCCCAGGGCGGTAAGGTGGAGGCTGCTGACAGCCGTGAGTATGGTCGTGCCAACTTGGAGCATTTCGATAAGGAGAATCCTTTGTTCAAGGGATTCATCGAGAACTCTCAGGTTTGGATGAGCCATGGTGATACCATCACTGCTATCCCTGATGATTACAAGTGCATCGCTTCTACTGCTAATGTGAAGTATGCTGCTTATGCTTCTACCAAACAGCCTGTATGGGCAGTACAGTTCCACCCGGAGGTGTTCCACTCTTTGCAGGGTACACAGCTCTTGAAGAACTTCGTGGTTGATATCTGCGGTAGCAAGCAGGATTGGAGCGCTGACTCTTTTGTTGAGACTACTGTGGCTGAGTTGAAGGAACAGTTGGGCGACGATAAGGTTATCCTCGGTCTTTCTGGCGGTGTTGACTCCAGTGTGGCTGCCGTTCTCCTGAACAAGGCTATCGGTAAGAACCTTACCTGTATCTTCGTAGATCATGGTATGTTGCGCAAGAATGAGTTCCGTGACGTGATGGAAGACTACAAGTGTTTGGGCTTGAATGTAATCGGCGTGGATGCATCAGAGAAGTTCTTTGCTGACCTGGCTGGTGTTACTGATCCTGAGAAGAAGCGTAAGATTATCGGCCGCGACTTCGTAGAGGTTTTCAATGCTGAGGCTAAAAAGCAGACTGGTGCCAAGTGGTTGGCTCAGGGTACCATCTATCCAGACCGTATCGAGAGTTTGAATATCACCGGTAAGGTGATCAAGAGTCATCACAATGTAGGTGGTCTTCCTAAGGAGATGAACCTTCAGTTGTGTGAGCCTTTGAAGTGGCTGTTCAAGGATGAGGTTCGCCGTGTAGGTCGCTCTATGGGTATGCCAGAGCACCTGATTACTCGTCACCCATTCCCTGGTCCTGGTTTGGCTGTCCGTATCTTGGGCGATATCACTCCTGAGAAGGTACGTATCCTTCAGGATGCTGATGATATCTATATCCGTGGCTTGCGTGAGTATAAGGTGAAGTTGAGTGGTGAGGAAGCTCGTCGCGTCCTGGCTGCCGGTGTTCCTGCTGACATGCAGAATGGCGAGATCGAGGTTTCTCTCTACGATCAGATCTGGCAGGCTGGTACCGTATTGCTTTCTACTGTCCGTTCAGTAGGTGTGATGGGTGATGAGCGTACATACGAGCACCCGGTTGCCTTGCGTGCTGTAACCAGTACTGATGCGATGACTGCTGACTGGGCACATCTTCCTTATGATTTCATGGCTAAGGTAAGTAATGAGATTATTAATAAGGTGAAGGGTGTAAACCGTGTATGTTATGACATCTCTTCAAAACCACCTTCGACAATTGAGTGGGAATAAACAGAATAAAAAAGTCGCCTTCAAAAAGGGCGACTTTTTTTTATTCTTATTTCTGGTTCTTCAGGAGATCACGTATTTTCCATGAGGAGTTTTTCTTCATTGCTTGGCTCCGGAGCCTTAGGTGCTTCTGCCGGTTTTTCCTCTTCCTTCTTCTTCTTGGAAATCTTGTTCACCACCTTGATGAGCATGAAGATACAGAAGGCAACGATGAGGAAGTCGAAGCAGGTCTGGAGGAAGTTACCATAGTTGATGGTAGCCGCCTTCAGTTCCTCGCCTCCTACATTGACGGTAGGTAGGGTGAATTTGAGGTCAGCGAAATTCACGCCGCCAATCAGCCATCCTATAGGAGGCATGATGACGTCATCAACAACAGAGCTTACGATTTTGCCAAAGGCACCACCGATGATAACACCGACAGCCATGTCGAGCACATTGCCACGCATGGCGAATTCCTTGAATTCATTCAAAAATTTACTCATACTTTTATCTTTTTAATTATAACTATAGTTTGATAGTTCTTCTTTTTCTCTTTTCTTATATATATAATAAGATATAGAATGCTGAGTTTTTCCTTTGCTTTTTGCAATATGGAGTTGTCAGTATGGCATGTAATGAGTGAAAATAATGCCAATATTAAAACTCTACTATTCTTTTTTAACTTATTTAATACTCATTCTGGTTGCAAAGTTAGAAAAAAATTAGTAACTTTGCGCTCGAAAAGAAGAAAAATGCTCTAAGGCGTAAAATTTTGAATGTTTCAGCATCAGATGAACGCTCGAAAGCAGTTAAAAAAGTAATTTTTATTAAACTTTTAATTTAAATATTAAGAACAATGATTAAGATTGGTATTAACGGATTTGGCCGTATCGGTCGTTTCGTATTCCGTTCTACAGTTGAGGCTGAGAACGCAAAGGAAGTACAGGTAGTAGCTATCAATGACTTGTGCCCAGTTGATTACATGGCTTACATGTTGAAGTATGATACAATGCACGGTCATTTCGACGGTACTATCGAGGCTGACGTTGAGAAGAGCGAGTTGATCGTTAACGGTAACCACATCCGTGTTACTGCTGAGCGTGATCCTGAGAACTTGAAGTGGGATGAGGTTGGTGCTGAGTACGTAGTTGAGTCTACAGGTCTCTTCCTCGCTTACGATAAGGCTGAGAAGCACTTGAAGGCTGGTGCTAAGTACGTAGTACTTTCTGCTCCTTCTAAGGCTGACGCTAACGGTAACCAGGCTGATATGTTCGTTTGCGGTGTTAACACTGACAAGTACAATGGTCAGAAGATCGTTTCTAACGCTTCTTGTACAACAAACTGCTTGGCTCCTATCGCTAAGGTATTGAACGATAACTTCGGTATCGAGACAGGTTTGATGACAACTGTTCACTCTACAACTGCTACACAGAAGACTGTTGACGGTCCATCTATGAAGGACTGGCGCGGTGGTCGTGCAGCTGCTGGCAACATCATCCCTTCTTCTACAGGTGCTGCTAAGGCTGTAGGTAAGGTTATCCCTGAGTTGAACGGTAAGTTGACAGGTATCTCTATGCGTGTTCCTACTTTGGACGTATCTGTTGTTGACTTGACAGTTAACTTGAAGAAGGCTGCTTCTAAGGAGGCTATCTGCGCTGCTATGAAGGCTGCTTCTGAGGGTGAGTTGAAGGGTGTACTCGGTTACACAGAGGATGCTGTTGTTTCTTCTGACTTCTTGGGTTGCGCTTTGACATCTATCTTCGACGCTAACGCAGGTGTTTATTTGACAGACAACTTCGTTAAGGTTGTTTCTTGGTATGACAACGAGATTGGTTACTCACACAAGGTTGTTGAGTTGATCAAGATCATGAAGAAGCACAACGGTTAATTCGTTGCCTCTTAATGATTAAGTATATGGCCGTCCAGCATTTTTTCAATGCTGGACGGCTTTTTGTTTTTATAAGTGAGAATTTCTTTTCATTTTATTTTGTTTTCTCAATAATTTCATTTAACTTTGCGGCATGAAATATTCGATGATAACCATATTGGGACCTACGGCGAGTGGTAAGACGAGTCTTGCTGCCGCTCTTGCAGCCAGGATCAATAGCCTGGGTGCACATTTGTCGGGTACCCCTGCCAAGGGCGCTGAAATCATTAGTGCTGACAGCCGGCAGGTATATCGCGGCATGGATATAGGTACGGGTAAGGATCTGGCTGACTATACCATCCATGGCAAGCAGATACCTTATCACCTCATTGACATCTGTGAGCCTGGTACGAAATATAATCTCTTTGAATATCAGCAGGATTTTTATGATGCCTATCAGGATATTCAGAAGAGAGGGGCTTTTCCGATATTATGTGGAGGTACAGGACTCTATATTGAGTCGGTGCTGAAAGGTTATCATCTCTCACCTGTTCCGCAGAACCCGGAACTCCGTGAGTCATTGGCTCATAAGAGTTTAGAGGAACTTACGCTGATACTGAAAGAGCTGAAGGCGAAAACGGGTTCTAATATGCACAATCGCACAGACGTGGATACAGCACAGCGAGCTATCCGGGCGATAGAGATTGAAAGCTATAATCTGGAGCATCCGATGCCCGAACGTGAACTCCCTGCGGTTGATTCGCTGATTATCGGTGTCAGCATAGACCGGGACGCAAGAAGGGAGAAAATTTCACAGAGACTGAAACAGCGATTGGATGAGGGAATGGTAGATGAAATCAAGGGACTGCTAGATCGTGGTATTCCTGCTGAAAATCTCATCTATTATGGTTTGGAATATAAGTTTATTACAGAATATGTAATCGGTAAGACTTCATACGATGAGATGTATCGCAGTCTGGAAATTGCAATCCATCAGTTTGCCAAAAGGCAGATGACGTGGTTCAGAGGTATGGAGCGCAGAGGCTTTACTATCCATTGGGTAGATGCATTGCAGCCAATGGAGAAAAAGGTGGAGACGGTTTTGGAGCTGATGAGGAGCTAGGCTGCGGCCTGGAATCTGGCTAGGGCGCTGGCATCCGATGGAATCGGATGCAACGGTGGCTGGGCGGAAGTGATATTTTATACAACTTTCAAATTACAAAGAAGAGACAAATGGTAAACGAGAATAAATGGGGGCTGCTTTATTGCCCTAGAGGAGGCTGGCGAAGTAACAAGCGCTGGGAAAAAATAGAGAAGGTGCTCAAGCAGCAGGGCGTGGATTACGACTTTGTGCAGAGCGAGAATCAGAAGAGCGTAGAACGGCTCATCAGAATGTTTATCAACAATGGTTATAAGACCATTGTCATCGTGGGTGGAGATTCTGCGCTCAATGATGCAGTAAACTGTCTGATGCAGATAGATCCGAAAGAAAGAGAAGAGGTGGCACTGGGTGTTATTCCTAACGGACTGATGAACGACTTTGCCCACTTCTGGGGATTCAGCGACAGCGATATCGAGAAGACGGTGGCGTCGCTGAAAAAACGTCGTATCAGAAAGATTGACCTCGGTTGTATCCGCTATGTGAACAAGAAGGGGGAGAAATGCCGTCGCTATTTCCTCAACTGTATCAATATCGGACTCATCGCCGCCATCATGAACCTGAGACGAAAAACCCATCATATCTTCGGTTCACGTACCCTGTCGTTTCTCTGTTCCTTCATCCTGATGATATTCCAGCGTCTGGACTATAAGATGCATGTGAAAATCAATTCGGATGTTATCAAGCGTAGAGTGATGACGATGTGTATAGGCAATGGAACAGGATATGGACAGACTCCGAATGCTGTGCCATATAACGGACTGCTCGATGTGTCGGTGGTATCTCATCCTAAGACAACCCAGCTTTTCGAGGGAATCTATCTTTTTGTGAAAGGTAAGTTCCTCAACCATAAGAGTGTGCATCCTTACCGTACCCGAGAGGTAGAGGTGCTCGATGCCCAGCATGCCCTGATAGGTATTGATGGCAGATTGATGAATACACCGGTAGGTCCATTCCAGATTACTGTAATTCAGGAGGTTATCAACTTCCTGATACCCGTATAACCAGTATGCCCGTAATAAGGGAAATGTATCAAGAAAAACGTATAATGTAAAACATATAAATAAAAAATAGCAGAACTTTATCCGAGTTCTGCTATTTTTATGATTTCTTCTTCCTGTAAGATTTTGATTTTCCTTCCTTCTGTATTGATGAGTTCTTCTGCCGTAAAGGCTGAGAGCGTACGGATGGCATTGCTCGTTGTCATATTACAGAGATTTGCCAGATCTTCACGACTCAATCGGATGTCAAGAGTTTTTCCGTCTTTTTCTAACCCATAAGAGTCTTTCAGAAATATCAGTCCCTCGGCAAGTCGGGCACGGATATGTTTCTGGGTGAGGTTCACGGTACGGTCGTCCGATTTACCTATTTCCACACTGAGATATTTGATAAAGAAGAAGCCGATGTTGAAACTCTTGGAGATCAGTTTCATGAGAACTGCCAGCGGGAACTGGGCAACGACGCAGTTTTCCAGCGACATGGCTGCCGTCTTGTATATCTCATCTGCAAAATAGGCTCTGAAACCAAAGAACTCAATCGGTTTGATAACACGGATAATCTGGCTCTTGCCACCGATACCTTCTTTGTATATCTTCACTTTTCCCGCTATGAGACATAGTGCATATTCGGGAGTACCCTCGTTCTTGTAGATGATTTCGTTCTTCTTATACTTCTTGATTTCCAGATGCTCTTTCAGTAAATCGAACTGGTCATCAGTGATGCCTCCCCATAGCTTAGCAATCAGCATTGCTATATTTTCTTTATCGTATTTTCCTCTAGCTGCCATGTGTACAAATCTTTTAAACTGAAAACTGAGTGCAAAAGTAATGCTTTTTCTTGAAATAATCAAGCATTTTTGTCTAAAAATATGTTTTAAAACATAAAAAGGCAATTTTTTCTAAAAATGGCATACAAAAAACTTTGTTATACCATAAAAAAGTGTTACCTTTGAAAGCAATTAATTTAGTCAACAAAAATATAGAACCTTAATATAGATCTATGAGTTATCTAAAATTCGAAAAGGCCCTTATGACGAATCTTCAAGAGTCGTTGCCTAAGGAGTTGTTGAGAACAAATCGCTCGGGTGCATATTCGTGCTCAACGATTGTAGACTGTAATACCCGCAAGTATCACGGATTACTTGTCGTGCCGGTTCCAGAACTGGACGATGAGAATCATGTGCTCTTGAGTTCGCTGGATGTTACGGTGATTCAGCATGGCGCTGAGTTTAACCTCGGCTTGCACAAGTACCAGGGCAACAACTATAGTCCGATGGGCCACAAGTACATTCGTGAGTTTGATTGTGATAAAGTGCCAACTACCCTTTATCGCGTAGGTGGTGTTATCCTGAAAAAGGAAGTTGTATTCCAGCATTATGAGAATCGCATTCTGATTCGCTATACGCTGGTAGACGGCCATTCGGCTACAACCCTTCGTTTCCGTCCTTTTCTGGCTTTCCGCAGTGTCCGTCAGTTTACTCATGAGAATGCTACCGCATCTCGTGATTATTCTGAGGTAGATCATGGCATCAAGACCTGTATGTATGCAGGTTATCCTGATCTCTACATGCAGTTCTCCAAGAAGAACGAGTTTAAATTCTGTCCAGATTGGTATCGTGGCGTGGAATATCCAAAGGAGCAGGAGAGAGGTTATGCTTCTAACGAAGACCTCTATGTTCCTGGCTATTTTGAAATGGATATCAAGAAAGGCGAAACCATCGTCTTTGCTGCTTCTACATCAGAAATCAAGGCGGTCAGCCTGAAGAAGCTCTTCGACAAGGAAGTGGATGAGCGTTCGCCTCGTGACAATTTCTTCCACTGTCTGGTCAATGCGGCTCATCAGTTCCATCGTCGTGAAAAGAACGATGACCGTTATATCCTGGCTGGTTACCCTTGGTTTAAGTGTAGAGCCCGCGATACATTTATCGCTCTTCCTGGTCTCACCCTCTCTATCGAGGAAGATGACTACTTCGAACTGGTGATGAAGACTGCCATGAAGGGATACTACGAGTTTATGGAAGGCAAGCCGGTCAGCGTTCATATTGCTGAGATAGAGCAGCCTGACGTACCATTGTGGGCTGTCTGGGCTTTGCAGCAGTATGCTAAGGAAACCAGCAAGGAAGAATGCTTCAAGAAGTATGGACAGTTTATCAAGGATGTTATCAGCTTTATCCAGGATAACAAGCATCCGAACCTGAAGCTCGAAGAGAACGGATTGCTCTATACCGATGGTAAGGACAAGGCTGTTACCTGGATGAACTCTACTGCCAACGGCAGACCTGTGGTTCCACGTACAGGTTATATCGTAGAGTTTAATGCTTTGTGGTATAACGCCTTGTGTTTCTGTGCTTCTCTCGCTGCAACAGTAGGTGAAGAAGACAGCCAGCAGAAACTCCTGGCTCAGGCTGAGCTGACCAAGCAGGCATTCCTCGATACCTTCCTCAATGAATATGGCTATCTCTACGATTATGTTGATGGAAATATGATGGACTGGAGCGTTCGCCCGAACATGATATTTGCAGTGGCTTTCGACTATTCTCCATTGTCGCAAGACCAGAAGAAGCAGGTTCTTGATATCTGTACACGCGAACTCCTTACTCCTAAGGGATTGCGTTCACTCTCGCCAAAGAGCGGTGGATATAATCCTGTTTATGTAGGTCCGCAGACCCAGCGCGACTATGCTTACCATCAGGGTACGGCATGGCCATGGCTCGGTGGCTTCTATATGGAGGCAAGTCTGAAACTCTATAAGCGTACCCGTTTGAGCTTTATCGAACGCCAGATGGTTGGTTATGAGGACGAAATGTCTTCCCACTGTCTCGGTACTATCAGCGAACTCTTCGATGGAAACCCTCCATTCGCAGGTCGTGGTGCCATCTCTTTCGCCATGAATGTGGCTGAGATTCTGCGTGC
This genomic interval carries:
- a CDS encoding RapZ C-terminal domain-containing protein, with translation MEKLIDLYKKWAGEEPADVIKLAGQGSNRQYFRIIGHDGDTVIGVIGTSRDEDHAFVYLAQHFQLRQLPVPQILAVSDDELCYLQTDLGGTSLFDAIKGGRDAGGRYNQKEKELLKKTIRELPNIQIRGARGLDWQNCYPQPEFDVDSVLFDLNYFKYCFLKPTDLDFHELKLEANFRLFAKDLTSEPMDCFLYRDFQARNIMLDDKGNPYFIDFQGGRKGPFYYDLASFLWQASAKYPFKLRRELVWEYYQSLKHYTEVPSVRHFVNRLSLFVLFRTLQVLGAYGFRGYFERKKHFIDSIPPAIQNLRDLLKMGDKVFPYPYMMDMLRRLTELPQFKVIESVALSRADGYKTTDNNIYRAHPQDGPATYSKYDGKGPLVVRVYSFSFRKGIPEDPSGNGGGYVFDCRSTHNPGRYEPYKKLTGLDEPVIRFLEDDGEILKFLDHVYALADHHVNRYMQRGFTSLMFCFGCTGGQHRSVYSAQHLAEHIHRKFGVEVHICHREQHIEQVLPAKQ
- a CDS encoding nucleotidyltransferase family protein, with translation MMQAMIFAAGLGTRLKPLTDRIPKALVSVGGEPLLKRVIFQLKDAGFTRIVVNVHHFSQQIIDYLRAHDNFGMDIRISDESEKLLETGGGIRKAWPLFNQSEPILIHNVDILSNVDLKKFYQMESRDMIAARLMVSERKTKRYLLFDDSMRLVGWTNIETGEVKSPYPNLNPKDYKMYAFSGIHMVAPSLFPLMEEEPDKFPIMDFYLKHCDKVRIEGYVKNDLKLMDVGKQETLKEAEAFLKSLVN
- the guaA gene encoding glutamine-hydrolyzing GMP synthase, with product MQQKIIILDFGSQTTQLIGRRVRELDTFCEIMPYNKFPKDDPSVIGVILSGSPYSVHDPEAFKVDLSQFIGRIPVLGICYGAQFLSYAQGGKVEAADSREYGRANLEHFDKENPLFKGFIENSQVWMSHGDTITAIPDDYKCIASTANVKYAAYASTKQPVWAVQFHPEVFHSLQGTQLLKNFVVDICGSKQDWSADSFVETTVAELKEQLGDDKVILGLSGGVDSSVAAVLLNKAIGKNLTCIFVDHGMLRKNEFRDVMEDYKCLGLNVIGVDASEKFFADLAGVTDPEKKRKIIGRDFVEVFNAEAKKQTGAKWLAQGTIYPDRIESLNITGKVIKSHHNVGGLPKEMNLQLCEPLKWLFKDEVRRVGRSMGMPEHLITRHPFPGPGLAVRILGDITPEKVRILQDADDIYIRGLREYKVKLSGEEARRVLAAGVPADMQNGEIEVSLYDQIWQAGTVLLSTVRSVGVMGDERTYEHPVALRAVTSTDAMTADWAHLPYDFMAKVSNEIINKVKGVNRVCYDISSKPPSTIEWE
- the gap gene encoding type I glyceraldehyde-3-phosphate dehydrogenase, coding for MIKIGINGFGRIGRFVFRSTVEAENAKEVQVVAINDLCPVDYMAYMLKYDTMHGHFDGTIEADVEKSELIVNGNHIRVTAERDPENLKWDEVGAEYVVESTGLFLAYDKAEKHLKAGAKYVVLSAPSKADANGNQADMFVCGVNTDKYNGQKIVSNASCTTNCLAPIAKVLNDNFGIETGLMTTVHSTTATQKTVDGPSMKDWRGGRAAAGNIIPSSTGAAKAVGKVIPELNGKLTGISMRVPTLDVSVVDLTVNLKKAASKEAICAAMKAASEGELKGVLGYTEDAVVSSDFLGCALTSIFDANAGVYLTDNFVKVVSWYDNEIGYSHKVVELIKIMKKHNG
- the miaA gene encoding tRNA (adenosine(37)-N6)-dimethylallyltransferase MiaA; its protein translation is MKYSMITILGPTASGKTSLAAALAARINSLGAHLSGTPAKGAEIISADSRQVYRGMDIGTGKDLADYTIHGKQIPYHLIDICEPGTKYNLFEYQQDFYDAYQDIQKRGAFPILCGGTGLYIESVLKGYHLSPVPQNPELRESLAHKSLEELTLILKELKAKTGSNMHNRTDVDTAQRAIRAIEIESYNLEHPMPERELPAVDSLIIGVSIDRDARREKISQRLKQRLDEGMVDEIKGLLDRGIPAENLIYYGLEYKFITEYVIGKTSYDEMYRSLEIAIHQFAKRQMTWFRGMERRGFTIHWVDALQPMEKKVETVLELMRS
- a CDS encoding diacylglycerol/lipid kinase family protein, whose protein sequence is MVNENKWGLLYCPRGGWRSNKRWEKIEKVLKQQGVDYDFVQSENQKSVERLIRMFINNGYKTIVIVGGDSALNDAVNCLMQIDPKEREEVALGVIPNGLMNDFAHFWGFSDSDIEKTVASLKKRRIRKIDLGCIRYVNKKGEKCRRYFLNCINIGLIAAIMNLRRKTHHIFGSRTLSFLCSFILMIFQRLDYKMHVKINSDVIKRRVMTMCIGNGTGYGQTPNAVPYNGLLDVSVVSHPKTTQLFEGIYLFVKGKFLNHKSVHPYRTREVEVLDAQHALIGIDGRLMNTPVGPFQITVIQEVINFLIPV
- a CDS encoding Crp/Fnr family transcriptional regulator; translated protein: MAARGKYDKENIAMLIAKLWGGITDDQFDLLKEHLEIKKYKKNEIIYKNEGTPEYALCLIAGKVKIYKEGIGGKSQIIRVIKPIEFFGFRAYFADEIYKTAAMSLENCVVAQFPLAVLMKLISKSFNIGFFFIKYLSVEIGKSDDRTVNLTQKHIRARLAEGLIFLKDSYGLEKDGKTLDIRLSREDLANLCNMTTSNAIRTLSAFTAEELINTEGRKIKILQEEEIIKIAELG
- a CDS encoding glycogen debranching enzyme N-terminal domain-containing protein, which encodes MSYLKFEKALMTNLQESLPKELLRTNRSGAYSCSTIVDCNTRKYHGLLVVPVPELDDENHVLLSSLDVTVIQHGAEFNLGLHKYQGNNYSPMGHKYIREFDCDKVPTTLYRVGGVILKKEVVFQHYENRILIRYTLVDGHSATTLRFRPFLAFRSVRQFTHENATASRDYSEVDHGIKTCMYAGYPDLYMQFSKKNEFKFCPDWYRGVEYPKEQERGYASNEDLYVPGYFEMDIKKGETIVFAASTSEIKAVSLKKLFDKEVDERSPRDNFFHCLVNAAHQFHRREKNDDRYILAGYPWFKCRARDTFIALPGLTLSIEEDDYFELVMKTAMKGYYEFMEGKPVSVHIAEIEQPDVPLWAVWALQQYAKETSKEECFKKYGQFIKDVISFIQDNKHPNLKLEENGLLYTDGKDKAVTWMNSTANGRPVVPRTGYIVEFNALWYNALCFCASLAATVGEEDSQQKLLAQAELTKQAFLDTFLNEYGYLYDYVDGNMMDWSVRPNMIFAVAFDYSPLSQDQKKQVLDICTRELLTPKGLRSLSPKSGGYNPVYVGPQTQRDYAYHQGTAWPWLGGFYMEASLKLYKRTRLSFIERQMVGYEDEMSSHCLGTISELFDGNPPFAGRGAISFAMNVAEILRALELLEKYQY